Genomic DNA from Pseudomonas fluorescens:
TTGCTCAACACGCTGCTGGTCACGTTCATCGGCGTGATCCTGGCAACCATCCTGGGGTTCATCATCGGCGTGGCACGGCTGTCGCAGAACTGGATCATTTCCAAGCTGGCAACCGTTTATGTCGAGGTTTTCCGTAATATCCCGCCACTGCTGCAAATCCTGTTCTGGTACTTCGCGGTATTCCTGAGCATGCCAGGACCGCGGGCCGCCCATAACTTCGGCGACACCTTCTTTGTCAGCAGCCGGGGTCTGAACATGCCTGCCGCGCTGGTGGCCGAAGGGTTCTGGCCATTCGTGATCAGCGTAGTGCTGGCGATCGTCGCCATCGTGCTGATGACGCGCTGGGCCAACAAGCGTTTCGAAGCGACAGGCGAGCCGTTTCATAAGTTCTGGGTCGGCCTGGCGTTGTTCCTGGTGATCCCTGCGTTGAGCGCGCTGCTTTTTGGTGCGCCGGTGCATTGGGAAATGCCGGAGCTCAAGGGCTTCAACTTCGTCGGTGGCTGGGTGCTGATCCCGGAACTGCTGGCCTTGACCCTGGCCTTGACCGTGTACACCGCGGCGTTCATCGCCGAGATCGTGCGCTCGGGCATCAAGTCGGTCAGCCACGGTCAGACTGAAGCCGCCCGTTCCCTGGGACTGCGCAACGGTCCGACCCTGCGCAAAGTGATCATCCCGCAGGCCCTGCGTGTGATCATTCCGCCGTTGACCAGCCAATACCTGAACCTGGCGAAAAACTCCTCCCTGGCGGCCGGTATCGGCTACCCGGAAATGGTTTCGCTGTTTGCCGGCACAGTGTTGAACCAGAC
This window encodes:
- a CDS encoding amino acid ABC transporter permease: MQNSIGAPKQRLSLSDPRVRAWVFQVVTVVAVIALGWFLFDNTQTNLQHRGITSGFGFLERSAGFGIAQHLIDYTEADSYARVFLIGLLNTLLVTFIGVILATILGFIIGVARLSQNWIISKLATVYVEVFRNIPPLLQILFWYFAVFLSMPGPRAAHNFGDTFFVSSRGLNMPAALVAEGFWPFVISVVLAIVAIVLMTRWANKRFEATGEPFHKFWVGLALFLVIPALSALLFGAPVHWEMPELKGFNFVGGWVLIPELLALTLALTVYTAAFIAEIVRSGIKSVSHGQTEAARSLGLRNGPTLRKVIIPQALRVIIPPLTSQYLNLAKNSSLAAGIGYPEMVSLFAGTVLNQTGQAIEVIAITMSVYLAISISISLLMNWYNKRIALIER